From Microplitis mediator isolate UGA2020A chromosome 11, iyMicMedi2.1, whole genome shotgun sequence, one genomic window encodes:
- the LOC130678057 gene encoding zinc finger protein 320-like isoform X2 translates to MALESNGNNVVWLSTTHPDQIQQHIVIKDETLQIDDSEDQHQQHRFQRDLIKIPNQSSQQVEQPVKCSMFTQTEQTNSFTQTEQSNSSYTDQRQPQLANMFDPQQIQQQQAAQSQQSQQQQTQQMYVTEKKEDKSQQQTTTADFPYFYNVNMVQKLQANAVSTISAITTDDKGCYRFDVQPAAGYNSLLNQMSIAAAATNAIFKCDLCGLVFGHMSLLTSHKRIHNTTPSSLQQPQQVVVQTPTTVTVATTPERPYTCDVCGACFALPGELKSHKTNMHQKPKVQACEECGSEDPCEHNPTKVKKTIKPGHHPVKRRGVTSVTKCHKCNGTGIIFIGGKQNQNQPEKPFHCNVCDGTFSRYSSLWSHKRLHSGDKPFKCEVCNLAFAKAAYLKNHGRVHTGEKPFKCSVCAMQFSQSPHLKNHERIHSGERPYQCEVCEKTFARHSTLWNHRRIHTGEKPYRCNTCGSAFNQATHLKNHAKVHTGEKPHRCDICEIGFSDRFALKRHRAIHEKYGQTARNQNANSASNTQQPNTSNQQQQQQQQQQQQQQQQQQQQQQQQQQQQQPQQAQQGQQVVVVNATTPLTISQGQGQTVMLDEVYKCQVAFPEPK, encoded by the exons ATGGCCCTAGAGTCAAATGGTAACAACGTGGTATGGTTGAGTACAACCCATCCTGATCAAATACAGCAG CACATTGTTATCAAAGACGAGACACTGCAAATTGATGATAGCGAAGATCAACACCAGCAGCATCGGTTTCAACGTGATTTGATTAAAATACCAAATCAATCGAGTCAACAGGTTGAGCAACCAGTCAAGTGTTCCATGTTTACTCAAACGGAGCAGACCAATAGTTTTACTCAGACAGAACAAAGTAACTCTAGTTATACGGACCAACGTCAG CCTCAACTAGCAAACATGTTTGATCCACAACAAATCCAGCAGCAGCAAGCTGCTCAGAGTCAGCAGTCACAGCAGCAGCAGACGCAGCAGATGTACGTCACGGAGAAGAAAGAAGACAAATCTCAGCAGCAGACAACAACAGCTGACTTTCCGTATTTTTACAATGTCAATATGGTGCAGAAACTACAGGCCAATGCGGTTAGCACTATAAGTGCAATAACCACCGACGATAAAGGCTGCTATCGTTTTGACGTCCAGCCAGCCGCTGGTTACAATTCACTTCTAAATCAAATGAGTATAGCCGCTGCTGCAACCAATGCCATTTTTAAATGTGATTTGTGTGGACTCGTTTTTGGGCATATGAGTCTGCTTACTAGCCACAAGAGGATCCACAATACAACACCAAGTAGTCTTCAGCAACCACAGCAAGTTGTAGTCCAGACTCCTACTACTGTCACGGTTGCTACCACACCTGAGCGCCCTTACACTTGTGATGTATGCGGCGCTTGTTTTGCGTTACCTGGTGAATTAAAAAGCCACAAAACGAACATGCATCAGAAACCCAAGGTACAGGCATGTGAAGAATGTGGGAGTGAAGATCCTTGTGAGCATAATCCTACTAAAGTTAAAAAGA caaTCAAACCTGGACATCATCCTGTCAAACGACGAGGAGTGACCAGTGTTACCAAGTGCCACAAATGCAACGGAAcgggaattatttttatcg GCGGCAAGCAAAATCAGAACCAGCCGGAGAAGCCATTTCATTGTAATGTTTGCGATGGAACATTTTCACGCTATTCGTCGCTTTGGTCCCACAAGAGACTTCATTCTGGAGACAAGCCATTTAAATGCGAAGTCTGTAATCTTGCCTTTGCTAAGG cggcatatttgaaaaatcatgGACGTGTTCATACCGGCGAAAAGCCATTTAAGTGTAGCGTATGTGCTATGCAATTTTCTCAGAGTCCTCACTTGAAGAATCATGAGAGAATTCATTCGGGCGAGCGTCCGTATCAGTGTGAAGTGTGTGAAAAAACATTTGCAAGACACTCAACACTCTGGAACCATCGGAGAATTCATACTGGCGAAAAACCGTATCGCTGTAATACGTGTGGTTCAGCTTTCAATCAGGCGACGCACTTGAAAAATCACGCAAAGGTTCACACTGGAGAAAAACCTCAcag aTGTGATATTTGTGAGATTGGATTTTCTGATCGTTTTGCTTTGAAACGTCATCGGGCCATTCACGAAAAGTACGGGCAGACCGCACGAAATCAGAACGCTAACAGTGCAAGTAATACGCAACAGCCAAACACGAGTAAtcagcagcaacagcagcagcaacagcagcagcagcaacaacagcaacaacaacagcagcagcagcagcaacaacagcagcagcagcagcccCAACAAGCTCAACAGGGGCAACAAGTTGTTGTGGTGAATGCCACCACGCCATTGACTATTAGTCAAGGCCAGGGACAGACAGTAATGCTTGATGAAGTTTACAAATGTCAAGTGGCCTTCCCGGAGcctaaataa
- the LOC130678057 gene encoding zinc finger protein ZFP2-like isoform X1 yields the protein MALESNGNNVVWLSTTHPDQIQQHIVIKDETLQIDDSEDQHQQHRFQRDLIKIPNQSSQQVEQPVKCSMFTQTEQTNSFTQTEQSNSSYTDQRQPQLANMFDPQQIQQQQAAQSQQSQQQQTQQMYVTEKKEDKSQQQTTTADFPYFYNVNMVQKLQANAVSTISAITTDDKGCYRFDVQPAAGYNSLLNQMSIAAAATNAIFKCDLCGLVFGHMSLLTSHKRIHNTTPSSLQQPQQVVVQTPTTVTVATTPERPYTCDVCGACFALPGELKSHKTNMHQKPKVQACEECGSEDPCEHNPTKVKKTIKPGHHPVKRRGVTSVTKCHKCNGTGIIFIGKDEEKLDSGISSLAKCGVCKATGHITIGSGKQNQNQPEKPFHCNVCDGTFSRYSSLWSHKRLHSGDKPFKCEVCNLAFAKAAYLKNHGRVHTGEKPFKCSVCAMQFSQSPHLKNHERIHSGERPYQCEVCEKTFARHSTLWNHRRIHTGEKPYRCNTCGSAFNQATHLKNHAKVHTGEKPHRCDICEIGFSDRFALKRHRAIHEKYGQTARNQNANSASNTQQPNTSNQQQQQQQQQQQQQQQQQQQQQQQQQQQQQPQQAQQGQQVVVVNATTPLTISQGQGQTVMLDEVYKCQVAFPEPK from the exons ATGGCCCTAGAGTCAAATGGTAACAACGTGGTATGGTTGAGTACAACCCATCCTGATCAAATACAGCAG CACATTGTTATCAAAGACGAGACACTGCAAATTGATGATAGCGAAGATCAACACCAGCAGCATCGGTTTCAACGTGATTTGATTAAAATACCAAATCAATCGAGTCAACAGGTTGAGCAACCAGTCAAGTGTTCCATGTTTACTCAAACGGAGCAGACCAATAGTTTTACTCAGACAGAACAAAGTAACTCTAGTTATACGGACCAACGTCAG CCTCAACTAGCAAACATGTTTGATCCACAACAAATCCAGCAGCAGCAAGCTGCTCAGAGTCAGCAGTCACAGCAGCAGCAGACGCAGCAGATGTACGTCACGGAGAAGAAAGAAGACAAATCTCAGCAGCAGACAACAACAGCTGACTTTCCGTATTTTTACAATGTCAATATGGTGCAGAAACTACAGGCCAATGCGGTTAGCACTATAAGTGCAATAACCACCGACGATAAAGGCTGCTATCGTTTTGACGTCCAGCCAGCCGCTGGTTACAATTCACTTCTAAATCAAATGAGTATAGCCGCTGCTGCAACCAATGCCATTTTTAAATGTGATTTGTGTGGACTCGTTTTTGGGCATATGAGTCTGCTTACTAGCCACAAGAGGATCCACAATACAACACCAAGTAGTCTTCAGCAACCACAGCAAGTTGTAGTCCAGACTCCTACTACTGTCACGGTTGCTACCACACCTGAGCGCCCTTACACTTGTGATGTATGCGGCGCTTGTTTTGCGTTACCTGGTGAATTAAAAAGCCACAAAACGAACATGCATCAGAAACCCAAGGTACAGGCATGTGAAGAATGTGGGAGTGAAGATCCTTGTGAGCATAATCCTACTAAAGTTAAAAAGA caaTCAAACCTGGACATCATCCTGTCAAACGACGAGGAGTGACCAGTGTTACCAAGTGCCACAAATGCAACGGAAcgggaattatttttatcg GTAAAGATGAAGAAAAACTTGATTCTGGAATCAGTTCTCTTGCGAAGTGTGGCGTCTGCAAGGCAACAGGCCACATCACCATCGGAA GCGGCAAGCAAAATCAGAACCAGCCGGAGAAGCCATTTCATTGTAATGTTTGCGATGGAACATTTTCACGCTATTCGTCGCTTTGGTCCCACAAGAGACTTCATTCTGGAGACAAGCCATTTAAATGCGAAGTCTGTAATCTTGCCTTTGCTAAGG cggcatatttgaaaaatcatgGACGTGTTCATACCGGCGAAAAGCCATTTAAGTGTAGCGTATGTGCTATGCAATTTTCTCAGAGTCCTCACTTGAAGAATCATGAGAGAATTCATTCGGGCGAGCGTCCGTATCAGTGTGAAGTGTGTGAAAAAACATTTGCAAGACACTCAACACTCTGGAACCATCGGAGAATTCATACTGGCGAAAAACCGTATCGCTGTAATACGTGTGGTTCAGCTTTCAATCAGGCGACGCACTTGAAAAATCACGCAAAGGTTCACACTGGAGAAAAACCTCAcag aTGTGATATTTGTGAGATTGGATTTTCTGATCGTTTTGCTTTGAAACGTCATCGGGCCATTCACGAAAAGTACGGGCAGACCGCACGAAATCAGAACGCTAACAGTGCAAGTAATACGCAACAGCCAAACACGAGTAAtcagcagcaacagcagcagcaacagcagcagcagcaacaacagcaacaacaacagcagcagcagcagcaacaacagcagcagcagcagcccCAACAAGCTCAACAGGGGCAACAAGTTGTTGTGGTGAATGCCACCACGCCATTGACTATTAGTCAAGGCCAGGGACAGACAGTAATGCTTGATGAAGTTTACAAATGTCAAGTGGCCTTCCCGGAGcctaaataa
- the LOC130678057 gene encoding zinc finger protein ZFP2-like isoform X3 produces the protein MFTQTEQTNSFTQTEQSNSSYTDQRQPQLANMFDPQQIQQQQAAQSQQSQQQQTQQMYVTEKKEDKSQQQTTTADFPYFYNVNMVQKLQANAVSTISAITTDDKGCYRFDVQPAAGYNSLLNQMSIAAAATNAIFKCDLCGLVFGHMSLLTSHKRIHNTTPSSLQQPQQVVVQTPTTVTVATTPERPYTCDVCGACFALPGELKSHKTNMHQKPKVQACEECGSEDPCEHNPTKVKKTIKPGHHPVKRRGVTSVTKCHKCNGTGIIFIGKDEEKLDSGISSLAKCGVCKATGHITIGSGKQNQNQPEKPFHCNVCDGTFSRYSSLWSHKRLHSGDKPFKCEVCNLAFAKAAYLKNHGRVHTGEKPFKCSVCAMQFSQSPHLKNHERIHSGERPYQCEVCEKTFARHSTLWNHRRIHTGEKPYRCNTCGSAFNQATHLKNHAKVHTGEKPHRCDICEIGFSDRFALKRHRAIHEKYGQTARNQNANSASNTQQPNTSNQQQQQQQQQQQQQQQQQQQQQQQQQQQQQPQQAQQGQQVVVVNATTPLTISQGQGQTVMLDEVYKCQVAFPEPK, from the exons ATGTTTACTCAAACGGAGCAGACCAATAGTTTTACTCAGACAGAACAAAGTAACTCTAGTTATACGGACCAACGTCAG CCTCAACTAGCAAACATGTTTGATCCACAACAAATCCAGCAGCAGCAAGCTGCTCAGAGTCAGCAGTCACAGCAGCAGCAGACGCAGCAGATGTACGTCACGGAGAAGAAAGAAGACAAATCTCAGCAGCAGACAACAACAGCTGACTTTCCGTATTTTTACAATGTCAATATGGTGCAGAAACTACAGGCCAATGCGGTTAGCACTATAAGTGCAATAACCACCGACGATAAAGGCTGCTATCGTTTTGACGTCCAGCCAGCCGCTGGTTACAATTCACTTCTAAATCAAATGAGTATAGCCGCTGCTGCAACCAATGCCATTTTTAAATGTGATTTGTGTGGACTCGTTTTTGGGCATATGAGTCTGCTTACTAGCCACAAGAGGATCCACAATACAACACCAAGTAGTCTTCAGCAACCACAGCAAGTTGTAGTCCAGACTCCTACTACTGTCACGGTTGCTACCACACCTGAGCGCCCTTACACTTGTGATGTATGCGGCGCTTGTTTTGCGTTACCTGGTGAATTAAAAAGCCACAAAACGAACATGCATCAGAAACCCAAGGTACAGGCATGTGAAGAATGTGGGAGTGAAGATCCTTGTGAGCATAATCCTACTAAAGTTAAAAAGA caaTCAAACCTGGACATCATCCTGTCAAACGACGAGGAGTGACCAGTGTTACCAAGTGCCACAAATGCAACGGAAcgggaattatttttatcg GTAAAGATGAAGAAAAACTTGATTCTGGAATCAGTTCTCTTGCGAAGTGTGGCGTCTGCAAGGCAACAGGCCACATCACCATCGGAA GCGGCAAGCAAAATCAGAACCAGCCGGAGAAGCCATTTCATTGTAATGTTTGCGATGGAACATTTTCACGCTATTCGTCGCTTTGGTCCCACAAGAGACTTCATTCTGGAGACAAGCCATTTAAATGCGAAGTCTGTAATCTTGCCTTTGCTAAGG cggcatatttgaaaaatcatgGACGTGTTCATACCGGCGAAAAGCCATTTAAGTGTAGCGTATGTGCTATGCAATTTTCTCAGAGTCCTCACTTGAAGAATCATGAGAGAATTCATTCGGGCGAGCGTCCGTATCAGTGTGAAGTGTGTGAAAAAACATTTGCAAGACACTCAACACTCTGGAACCATCGGAGAATTCATACTGGCGAAAAACCGTATCGCTGTAATACGTGTGGTTCAGCTTTCAATCAGGCGACGCACTTGAAAAATCACGCAAAGGTTCACACTGGAGAAAAACCTCAcag aTGTGATATTTGTGAGATTGGATTTTCTGATCGTTTTGCTTTGAAACGTCATCGGGCCATTCACGAAAAGTACGGGCAGACCGCACGAAATCAGAACGCTAACAGTGCAAGTAATACGCAACAGCCAAACACGAGTAAtcagcagcaacagcagcagcaacagcagcagcagcaacaacagcaacaacaacagcagcagcagcagcaacaacagcagcagcagcagcccCAACAAGCTCAACAGGGGCAACAAGTTGTTGTGGTGAATGCCACCACGCCATTGACTATTAGTCAAGGCCAGGGACAGACAGTAATGCTTGATGAAGTTTACAAATGTCAAGTGGCCTTCCCGGAGcctaaataa
- the LOC130678052 gene encoding uncharacterized protein LOC130678052, whose protein sequence is MEDSYTVHRRRKAAARKRDKTPEPSRAMAAAAIVAAKELNDDNDEEDKQILEARARMEQMVEDTEKMEELFVDRRFKSSHSPSPSSINKEQIVNVVETKKQTHTEVSDKSENQIELKVDNNNKKDLTQSERELIDENHPAESTVAAATATNTLMNENRTESGRRIKSSSSSSSHGDKAPSRRRNKRSKERRRSSDSSLAEDDRSSKSDFEERKRKSRRARKDKDRDNDNKDKHNKEAECADEIPVVYSGTLTLVGKQIIPLSSDSLIEDFKKAERDYYERRELGILDVEIDDYVNPKIEAALRKRKKKKVREKDEQVEETGIKKSISGLWSWFCFRKRDDKPAEIVAEPEKDKQILIESEKVLPKSRSKLLEFIRLFSDIKAEFRAFVYQNPREVYYIRKSRNKCIVQLILMIIYCGLGAFIFRFTEGAFETFYKCGVKRVKRDFLDSLWSYSHNMREDDWKSMARKKLMEFEEQLHVAHEAGVHSYSGQKSWSFLNAVVYCLTVITTIGYGHISPSTTTGRAITIIYAIFGIPMFLIILADFGKLFTRGIKFLWAFVRRVYYTGSCRRVRKTAPVQEVMKGVQLVYDLATFRRPSQMTPDELAEMRKQQTVLNVDANVPIQPGTPATPELSNFAINDEFNLPISVAITILIAYIFVGATAYNIWEQWGFFESFYFVFISMSTIGFGDYVPKHPIYMMCSIVYLVFGLALTSMCINVVQVILSDSFKQATQKIGATIGFEVVEDDGSIEPAVPQPVEVAQVHATIKEEDNEIKDTDEIKAPKAHEEDIDL, encoded by the exons ATGGAGGACAGTTATACAGTGCACAGACGTCGTAAAGCTGCTGCTAGAAAACGTGATAAAACTCCAGAACCCTCACGAGCAATGGCAGCAGCAGCAATAGTAGCAGCCAAAGAActtaatgatgataatgatgaagAAGATAAACAAATATTGGAAGCGCGAGCGCGAATGGAACAAATGGTCGAGGATACTGAGAAAATGGAAGAATTATTTGTTGATAGAAGATTTAAGTCCTCACACTCGCCAAGTCCTTCGTCAATAAATAAAGAACAAATAGTGAATGTTGTTGAGACTAAGAAGCAAACACACACAGAAGTTTCAGACAAAAGTGAAAATCAAATAGAGCTTaaagttgataataataacaagaaAGACTTGACACAATCAGAGAGAGAACTTATTGATGAGAATCACCCAGCAGAGAGTACTGTTGCTGCTGCTACTGCTACTAATACTTTGATGAACGAAAATAGAACAGAGTCGGGTAGGCGGATCAAATCGTCATCATCGTCGTCGTCACATGGAGATAAAGCACCGTCTCGACGAAGAAACAAACGTTCAAAAGAACGACGGAGATCAAGTGACTCGAGTCTTGCTGAGGATGACAGGTCTAGTAAAAGTGATTTTGAAGAGAGAAAACGTAAATCTCGACGAGCGAGGAAAGATAAAGATAgagataatgataataaagatAAACATAATAAAGAGGCGGAATGTGCTGATGAAATACCGGTTGTCTATTCGGGTACACTGACACTTGTTGGCAAACAAATTATACCGTTGAGTAGCGATAGTCTTATTGAAGACTTTAAGAAAGCAGAGAGAGATTATTATGAGAGAAGAGAATTGGGAATTCTCGATGTTGAGATTGATGACTATGTAAATCCGAAAATTGAAGCTGCGTTGAGGAaacgtaagaaaaaaaaagtacgcgAGAAAGATGAACAAGTTGAAGAAACgggtattaaaaaaagtatttcagGATTATGGTCATGGTTTTGCTTTAGAAAAAGAGATGATAAACCAGCTGAGATTGTTGCTGAACCTGAAAAAGATAAACAAATACTTATTGAATCTGAAAAAGTGCTTCCGAAATCCCGATCAAAGCTACTAGAATTTATACGACTTTTCTCAGATATAAAAGCCGAGTTTCGTGCTTTCGTTTATCAAAATCCTCGGGAAGTTTATTACATCCGCAAGAGCAGGAATAAATGTATTGTCCAGTTGATATTGATGATTATCTACTGTGGTCTCGGAGCTTTTATCTTCCGTTTTACTGAAGGAGCTTTCGAGACATTCTACAAGTGTGGAGTAAAACGGGTTAAGCGCGATTTTCTTGACAGTCTCTGGAGTTACAGTCACAATATGCGGGAAGACGATTGGAAAAGTATGGCGAGAAAGAAGCTAATGGAATTTGAAGAACAGCTACATGTCGCACATGAAGCTGGGGTGCATTCATACAGCGGGCAAAAAAGTTGGAGCTTTCTCAATGCCGTTGTTTATTGTCTCACTGTTATCACCACTATTG GATATGGTCATATATCACCTAGTACGACAACAGGCCGAGCTATCACTATAATTTACGCGATTTTTGGTATCCCGATGTTCCTTATCATACTCGCCGACTttggtaaattatttacaagagGCATTAAATTCCTCTGGGCTTTTGTAAGGAGAGTTTATTACACAGGAAGTTGTAGAAGAGTACGAAAAACTGCTCCCGTTCAA GAAGTTATGAAAGGCGTCCAACTGGTTTACGATCTCGCGACATTCAGACGTCCGTCCCAAATGACTCCCGACGAACTTGCCGAGATGCGTAAACAACAAACAGTTCTTAACGTTGACGCAAATGTTCCAATCCAACCTGGTACTCCAGCTACACCTGAGCTGTCAAACTTTGCCATTAACGACGAATTTAATTTGCCTATTTCCGTTGCCATCACTATATTGATAGCTTACATATTTGTTGGAGCGACTGCGTACAATATATGGGAACAATGGGGCTTTTTTGAAAGCTTCTACTTTGTTTTTATATCAATGAGCACAATTGGCTTCGGTGACTACGTACCGAag CATCCTATTTACATGATGTGTTCAATAGTCTACTTAGTGTTTGGTCTAGCTTTAACATCGATGTGTATAAATGTTGTTCag GTAATATTGTCAGACTCATTTAAACAAGCAACTCAAAAGATAGGCGCCACCATTGGTTTTGAAGTCGTCGAGGACGACGGATCGATAGAACCGGCTGTACCGCAGCCAGTCGAAGTGGCACAAGTTCACGCGACTATTAAAGAAGAGGACAATGAGATTAAAGATACTGATGAGATAAAAGCTCCGAAAGCTCATGAAGAAGACATTgacttgtaa
- the LOC130678058 gene encoding WD repeat-containing protein 91 gives MSHVQYVDELVKEYLLFRGFSQTLRAFDNELKSEKEKGFRVDKIVDQMMQYIYTFDLTSLRELWGHLDTRMFCRLENHFVPSVRKLENSVLKMYLVNATVNNKQDRVHEFFSKMTPELQGHSEWKEWFAFPFTKNPEDNPIYSVYFSKQWQDTMLVSLHNFLATIFQCMPQPTLLTIDEDTNKLKRLQEENETLKQCLGESAKIENIADVNPGSTPQHPPIMDDFYIIAQESPLLENPKTLRSLIKNIGGGSSPILNRKSLSSNKKSELDTTVTKRTCSKGRVNSLSKGDSAKRSMSCDSRLTRKRDFSIETTVERKQKDKIDSNYILLSQEEYTEHKTSIIQCRSNTSGSYVATGDADGVIKVWTPIPSPKTVATFTSTTINSNKAVTSLDWISKNERYFLHGDNNGSIQLHDTRDCKTLWEIQHEGSRVVSLTCSPLDSTFICSVSDASESKLLLYDVKTRKLERTLPMDVNLTALCSVFNHNGQLLITGLSNGNLLIHDLRRNEIIDNLTCHLSPVIDVELINDYTNICVLSEDGKLCQRSLNQTGKIMWETKIKIEKNSVHGKMFTFDQSGNHMLLCTQTGGNIYKMPPGAQAKILELGGHKGTLCCDWSTANQSGTCITGGAEGNCRVSTLLSP, from the exons ATGTCGCACGTACAGTATGTTGATGAATTAGTAAAAGAGTATTTATTATTCCGCGGATTCAGTCAAACATTGAGGGCATTTGACAATGAATTGAAatctgaaaaagaaaaaggctttcgg gttgaCAAAATTGTCGATCAGATGATGCAGTACATTTACACATTTGATTTGACGTCTTTGAGAGAACTGTGGGGTCACTTGGACACACGAATGTTTTGCCGATTAGAAAATCATTTTGTTCCTAGTGTTAGGAAACTTGAAAATTCTGTACTTAAAATGTATCTCGTTAATGCGACGGTTAATAATAAGCAGGACCGtgttcatgaatttttttctaaaatgacACCGGAGTTACAGGGACACTCGGAGTGGAAAGAGTGGTTtg cgtTTCCATTTACTAAAAATCCTGAGGACAATCCAATCTATTCAGTGTACTTTAGTAAACAGTGGCAGGACACGATGCTAGTCTCACTACACAATTTTTTGGCAACGATATTTCAA tgtatgccACAACCTACACTTCTTACCATTGATGAGGACACGAATAAATTGAAGCGTCTGCAAGAAGAAAATGAAACTCTCAAGCAGTGTCTCGGTGAATCTGCTAAAATAGAGAATATCGCTGATGTTAATCCAGGGTCCACGCCGCAGCATCCGCCAATCATGGAcgacttttatattattgcaCA AGAATCGCCGCTGCTGGAGAATCCAAAAACTCTACGgagtttgataaaaaatatcggcGGAGGTTCGAGTCCAATTTTGAATCGTAAATCTCTGTCGAGTAACAAAAAAAGTGAACTGGACACGACAGTTACCAAGAGAACTTGTTCCAAAGGGCGCGTTAATTCTTTAAGTAAAGGAGATTCTGCAAAAAGGAGCATGAGTTGCGACTCAAGATTAACAAGAAAACGTGACTTTTCTATTGAGACGACCGTCGAACGCAAACAAAAAGACAAAATTGATTCTAATTACATTCTGCTAAGTCAA gaAGAATATACGGAGCACAAGACTTCAATAATTCAATGCAGAAGCAACACGAGCGGTTCGTACGTGGCCACTGGAGATGCTGATGGTGTAATTAAAGTCTGGACACCTATTCCCTCaccaaa aaCTGTCGCAACGTTCACGTCAACGACAATCAACTCCAACAAAGCAGTAACTTCTTTAGACTGGATATCGAAAAACGAAAGATATTTTTTGCATGGTGATAACAACGGCTCAATACAACTCCATGACACGAGAGACTGCAAAACCCTTTGGGAAATTCAACACGAGGGTTCACGTGTCGTCTCACTGACCTGCAGTCCTCTGGACTCGACATTTATCTGCTCGGTTTCGGACGCAAGTGAAAGCAAACTTCTGCTTTATGACGTCAAGACCCGTAAACTCGAACGAACATTACCAATGGACGTAAATCTGACAGCTCTTTGTTCAGTATTCAATCACAATGGTCAGCTGCTGATAACTGGTCTCTCAAATGGAAATCTTTTGATCCACGATCTACGTAGAAATGAAATTATTGACAATCTCACGTGTCACTTGAGTCCAGTAATTGACGTCGAGCTAATTAATGACTACACCAATATCTGCGTTCTCAGCGAAGACGGCAAGTTGTGCCAGAGAAGTCTCAATCAGACGGGGAAAATAATGTGGGagactaaaattaaaattgaaaaaaattccgttCATGGAAAAATGTTTACGTTTGACCAGAGCGGCAATCATATGCTGCTTTGCACGCAGACTGGTGGTAATATCTACaag ATGCCACCAGGAGCTCAAGCAAAAATACTTGAACTAGGAGGCCACAAAGGAACTCTGTGTTGCGACTGGTCAACTGCCAATCAATCAGGAACATGTATCACTGGAGGAGCTGAGGGCAACTGCCGCGTTTCCACTCTTTTGTCACCatga
- the LOC130678062 gene encoding transcription initiation protein SPT3 homolog: MTESLNANEFKTDPTNFITEIRRMMYGFGDCAEPLLESAKIINSVVYREMKNIIYEACKVAEMRDSSTIEDKDVLFLLRRDKIQLQRLVKYLDLKEFKSSINKVLEAESVDGCLSTEDTKKKSSHHRFIESIDNLGDLIDSDETVDLVKRNRELRAELASRKLNTQQYFEYSKARSASFANKFSPKFMNWLAGDDNIKISKPVYTILSYLAYETVAQIVDLALLVRQDQNKIMGDALDRLKLNYCNPVTYKPYQHGRSPAINPITPAEINEALRRFWSPQLDQVGPFQRRSLNRQDRKFLSFQTG; this comes from the exons atgactgAATCATTGAATgcaaatgaatttaaaactgACCCGACTAATTTTATAACAg AAATACGCAGAATGATGTATGGTTTTGGTGACTGCGCAGAACCTTTACTGGAGTCAgcgaaaataataaacagcGTCGTTTATCGTGAGatgaaaaatatcatatacGAAGCATGCAAAGTAGCTGAGATGCGAGATTCATCAACGATTGAAGACAAAGATGTATTATTTCTTCTGCGTCGCGATAAAATTCAGCTGCAGCGACTGGTTAAATACCTCGACCTCAAAGAATTTAAATCATCTATCAACAAAGTCCTGGAGGCTGAGTCAGTCGACGGATGCCTGAGTACCGAggacactaaaaaaaaaagttctcacCACAGGTTCATTGAATCCATTGACAATCTCGGTGATTTGATTGACTCGGATGAGACCGTGGACCTGGTGAAACGCAACCGCGAATTGCGAGCCGAGTTGGCCAGCAGGAAATTAAACACACAACAGTATTTCGAGTACAGCAAAGCAAGATCTGCATCATttgccaataaattttctcctaaatttatgaattggCTGGCTGGTGACG ataatataaaaatatctaagcCAGTTTATACGATACTGAGCTACCTGGCCTATGAAACAGTCGCACAAATAGTAGATCTAGCTCTTTTGGTTCGGCAggatcaaaataaaattatgggaGATGCTTTAGACAGATTAAAACTCAATTACTGTAACCCTGTTACTTATAAACCATATCAACATGGCAGA AGTCCAGCAATAAATCCAATAACACCAGCAGAAATAAACGAAGCTCTCCGACGATTCTGGTCTCCACAACTAGACCAGGTGGGTCCATTTCAACGTCGTTCATTAAACCGGCAGGATCGTAAGTTTCTGTCATTCCAAACtggataa